In a single window of the Arthrobacter sp. StoSoilA2 genome:
- a CDS encoding homoserine dehydrogenase, which translates to MSEVRTLKVALLGCGNVGAQVARILIDDAEALAARSGARLELSGIAVRNLDSPRDVELPRELFTTDAETLVKDADLVIELMGGIEPARTLIVTAIQNGACVVTGNKALLAQDGPTLYEEADKAGVQLSYEAAVAGAIPILRPIRDSLSGDRITRVLGIVNGTTNFILDQMDSTGAQFADALAEAQRLGYAEADPTADVEGHDAAAKAAILASLSFHTRFSLDDVYCEGITKVSAADIASAKEAGFVIKLLAIAEKIEASGNGSGISVRVHPTLLPREHPLAAVRGAFNAVFIEAENAGELMFYGQGAGGTPTASAVLGDLVSAARRLVLGGPGRTETTTGHVPALSIDASTTSYYIGLDVADQAGVLARIAHIFAENGVSIEIMRQTIHRDAASNVESAELKIVTHRASEAALAATVEAVKGLDVINSVTSVLRVEGV; encoded by the coding sequence ATGTCTGAAGTGCGAACCCTGAAGGTGGCCCTGCTGGGCTGTGGCAATGTAGGGGCCCAGGTCGCGCGCATTCTTATTGACGACGCCGAGGCACTGGCCGCCCGCAGTGGCGCCCGCCTCGAGCTGTCCGGTATTGCCGTGCGCAACCTCGACTCGCCGCGCGACGTCGAACTGCCGCGTGAACTCTTTACCACGGACGCCGAGACCCTCGTCAAGGACGCAGACCTCGTGATCGAACTCATGGGCGGCATCGAACCCGCGCGTACGCTCATCGTCACCGCCATCCAGAATGGCGCCTGCGTTGTCACCGGCAACAAGGCACTGCTCGCGCAAGATGGCCCCACTCTCTACGAAGAGGCTGACAAGGCCGGCGTTCAGCTGTCCTACGAAGCTGCGGTTGCCGGTGCTATTCCCATCCTGCGCCCGATCCGCGACAGCCTCTCCGGCGATCGCATTACGAGGGTTCTCGGGATCGTGAACGGGACCACCAACTTCATCCTTGACCAGATGGACAGCACTGGCGCACAGTTTGCGGACGCCCTTGCCGAAGCCCAGCGGCTCGGTTATGCCGAAGCTGATCCCACTGCCGACGTCGAGGGCCATGACGCAGCGGCCAAGGCAGCGATCCTGGCATCGTTGTCCTTCCATACAAGGTTCTCCCTGGACGACGTCTACTGCGAAGGGATCACCAAGGTCAGCGCTGCGGACATCGCTTCGGCCAAGGAAGCCGGCTTCGTCATCAAGCTTTTGGCCATCGCTGAGAAAATCGAAGCCTCAGGGAACGGCAGTGGAATTTCGGTGCGCGTGCACCCCACCCTCCTGCCGCGCGAACACCCGTTGGCAGCAGTCCGTGGCGCATTCAACGCAGTCTTCATCGAAGCCGAAAACGCTGGTGAACTGATGTTCTACGGCCAGGGTGCCGGGGGGACTCCCACTGCCTCTGCTGTGTTGGGCGACCTCGTCTCCGCTGCCCGGCGGTTGGTCCTTGGCGGCCCCGGCCGCACGGAAACAACTACCGGTCATGTTCCGGCACTGTCCATTGATGCCTCCACTACGAGTTACTACATAGGTCTGGATGTAGCAGACCAGGCAGGTGTGCTGGCTCGCATCGCCCACATTTTTGCGGAGAACGGCGTATCCATCGAGATCATGCGTCAAACGATCCACCGCGATGCCGCCTCGAATGTTGAGTCGGCCGAGCTGAAAATCGTGACGCACCGTGCATCCGAAGCTGCACTCGCAGCAACCGTCGAGGCCGTCAAGGGCCTTGACGTCATCAATTCTGTGACATCCGTACTGCGGGTAGAAGGGGTCTAA
- the lysA gene encoding diaminopimelate decarboxylase — protein MTTNTAPDSPQASPLAPEWLAVPEDLNVLQAPMWAAGVEKNDAGEVTIDGISVSDLKAQFGTPLFVMSESDFRARARAFKDAFDDAFADICGGVDVYYAGKSFLCTAVAQWVAEEGLRLDTCSGGELAVAARAGIPGANLGLHGNNKSDAEINRALDMRVGRIVVDSLDELERVAKIASSRGETAKVMLRLTPGVHAHTHEFIATAHEDQKFGLSMAEDSTEEAGLSAAEEAVAAATSYPSVELLGLHCHIGSQIFEADGFALAAEKLLGFQAAMQAKYSVVLPELDLGGGYGIAYTPEDTPRPAAEIAQAMAAVVRSKCAELGIEAPRVSIEPGRAIVGSTTFTLYEVGTLKTVRVDVPGTETGLENVTYPRRYVSVDGGMSDNARPVLYDADYSAILASRDSDAAPQLSRVVGKHCESGDIVVRDVYLPADVAAGDLLAVPGTGAYCWALSSNYNYLARPGVVAVRDGAARLIVRGETEEDLLNRDMGVANV, from the coding sequence ATGACCACAAACACCGCACCAGATTCACCCCAGGCCTCTCCGCTTGCTCCTGAATGGCTGGCTGTCCCGGAGGACCTTAACGTCCTCCAGGCACCTATGTGGGCAGCCGGTGTGGAGAAGAACGACGCCGGTGAGGTCACCATTGACGGGATTTCAGTCAGCGACCTCAAGGCGCAATTTGGCACGCCACTCTTTGTGATGAGCGAATCCGACTTCCGTGCGCGTGCCCGTGCTTTCAAGGACGCCTTCGACGACGCTTTTGCTGACATCTGCGGGGGAGTGGATGTCTACTACGCGGGAAAATCCTTCCTGTGCACGGCTGTGGCACAGTGGGTAGCTGAGGAAGGCCTTCGCCTGGACACCTGTTCCGGGGGCGAACTGGCCGTTGCCGCCCGCGCCGGAATCCCTGGGGCCAATTTGGGCCTCCACGGCAACAACAAATCCGACGCGGAGATCAACCGGGCGCTGGATATGAGGGTGGGCCGCATCGTGGTGGACAGCCTCGATGAATTGGAACGCGTAGCCAAGATTGCTTCCAGCCGCGGCGAAACCGCCAAGGTCATGCTGCGCCTCACGCCAGGGGTGCACGCCCACACCCACGAATTCATCGCCACAGCGCACGAAGACCAGAAGTTTGGCCTCTCCATGGCGGAGGACTCCACCGAGGAAGCCGGCCTGTCCGCAGCTGAGGAAGCCGTTGCCGCCGCGACGTCATACCCGAGTGTGGAGCTCCTGGGGTTGCACTGCCACATCGGTTCCCAGATCTTCGAGGCGGACGGATTCGCGCTGGCCGCGGAAAAACTCCTCGGCTTTCAGGCAGCGATGCAGGCCAAATACTCCGTCGTCCTGCCTGAATTGGACCTCGGGGGCGGCTACGGTATCGCCTATACGCCAGAGGACACTCCCCGCCCTGCAGCTGAAATCGCGCAGGCGATGGCCGCCGTCGTGCGTTCAAAGTGCGCGGAACTCGGCATCGAAGCGCCCCGCGTTTCCATCGAACCCGGACGCGCGATCGTCGGGAGCACCACATTCACTTTGTATGAGGTAGGAACGCTTAAAACTGTTCGCGTGGACGTTCCGGGCACCGAAACAGGTCTTGAGAACGTTACGTATCCGCGTCGGTATGTGTCGGTGGACGGCGGAATGAGCGACAACGCCCGTCCGGTGCTTTACGACGCGGATTATTCGGCGATTTTGGCGTCCCGCGACTCCGATGCAGCTCCGCAACTGTCCCGCGTAGTGGGCAAACATTGCGAGAGCGGCGACATAGTTGTTAGAGATGTATATCTGCCCGCGGATGTGGCAGCCGGTGATTTGCTCGCAGTACCGGGTACCGGCGCATATTGCTGGGCCCTCTCCAGCAACTACAACTACCTGGCCCGGCCTGGCGTTGTCGCTGTGCGCGACGGAGCCGCCAGGCTCATTGTCCGCGGGGAAACCGAAGAAGATCTCTTGAACCGCGACATGGGAGTGGCGAATGTCTGA
- a CDS encoding FAD:protein FMN transferase: MPHPGWSRFSFEGIGTHWEISSSSMLEPEVQRQLLATVADYDHTYSRFRQDSLVSALQRGPGSISLPGHSVALRDVYEALYRISGGSMTPLIGSSLNRLGYSAGYTLVPSGAPEGAAKWEDVLEWSGTTVSGKVPLVLDVGAAGKGQLVDLLGQVLRSAGYLDFLVDGSGDMLHSGSLPVTVALEHPYNPKQAIGTVELDNSALCASASNRRAWGDGLHHVLDGITGQPIQTTVATWTMAASAMVADALATALFMVEPAALEAEFDFSWLRVFSNGTATFSAGFEGRLFT; this comes from the coding sequence ATGCCGCATCCGGGTTGGAGCCGCTTTAGCTTCGAGGGGATCGGTACGCACTGGGAGATTTCGTCGTCGTCGATGCTTGAGCCGGAAGTGCAGCGCCAACTGCTTGCGACGGTAGCGGATTACGACCATACCTATTCACGGTTCAGGCAGGACTCCCTGGTGTCCGCTCTGCAGCGCGGTCCCGGCAGCATTTCCTTGCCCGGGCACTCTGTGGCCCTCCGCGACGTCTACGAGGCGCTGTACCGGATCAGTGGCGGCTCCATGACACCCCTGATCGGCAGTAGCTTGAACCGTCTTGGATATAGTGCCGGTTACACCTTGGTTCCTTCAGGCGCCCCTGAAGGTGCTGCCAAGTGGGAAGACGTCCTGGAATGGTCGGGAACCACGGTTTCGGGCAAGGTTCCGCTGGTATTGGATGTTGGCGCCGCAGGAAAGGGACAGCTCGTGGACCTGCTTGGCCAAGTCCTCCGGTCAGCTGGCTACCTGGACTTCCTGGTGGATGGCAGCGGCGACATGCTGCATTCCGGAAGCCTGCCCGTCACTGTGGCCTTGGAGCATCCTTATAACCCGAAGCAGGCGATCGGCACCGTGGAATTGGACAATTCCGCCCTCTGTGCCTCCGCGTCCAACCGCCGGGCGTGGGGCGACGGGCTGCACCATGTACTGGACGGAATCACGGGGCAACCCATCCAAACGACAGTGGCCACCTGGACCATGGCCGCGAGCGCCATGGTGGCCGATGCCTTGGCCACGGCACTCTTCATGGTGGAACCCGCCGCGCTTGAGGCTGAGTTCGATTTTTCCTGGCTACGGGTGTTTTCGAATGGGACTGCCACATTTTCGGCTGGTTTTGAGGGGAGACTGTTCACATGA
- the rho gene encoding transcription termination factor Rho → MTETTELASAVDTTTSAAESSTAATTKSSGLAGLKLAQLQALASQLGISGGSRMRKGDLVTAISAHRAGTSTAKAPAKASTKAATAPKAAPAAEAKVAEKSAPAAEVVTEAPAQEAPRGRGRGRSRRATSDGVVAAAEAAAPAEAPAAPVSEPEAAPEGSEAATERRQPRTRNRRRSETAAAPDETAEAPAAEQRPERTEQRADQRGERTEQREQRAERTDQREQRAERTEQRAERTDQREQRAERTEQREQADSGDQSRERRDSRGRREETNDLEDTGNRRNRRNRRDRNDQNERSDRRGGQESRDGNTRSDRFRDRNERRRGRAQGPDVDDIEVTEDDVLLPVAGILDVLENYAFIRTSGYLPGANDVYVSLAQVKKYNLRKGDAVVGAIRAPREGEDRNQQSSRQKFNALVRVTSVNGKTPEELKDRVEFAKLVPLYPSERLRLETDPKKIGPRVIDLVAPIGKGQRGLIVSPPKAGKTLILQSIANAITTNNPEVHLMMVLVDERPEEVTDMQRTVKGEVIASTFDRPADDHTTVAELSIERAKRLVEMGMDVVVLLDSMTRLGRAYNLAAPASGRILSGGVDSAALYPPKRFFGAARNIENGGSLTILATALVETGSKMDEVIFEEFKGTGNMELRLSRQLADKRIFPAVDVNASGTRREENLLSPEEVKIMWKLRRVLSGLEQQQSLELLTNKIRETQSNVEFLMQVQKTTLGAKSDNDK, encoded by the coding sequence GTGACAGAAACCACTGAGCTGGCTTCAGCTGTGGACACAACAACTTCTGCTGCTGAGTCGTCAACAGCAGCAACCACCAAGAGCAGCGGCCTTGCAGGCCTTAAGCTCGCCCAGCTCCAGGCTCTTGCCAGCCAGCTGGGGATCTCCGGTGGGTCCCGTATGCGTAAGGGGGACTTGGTTACTGCCATTTCCGCCCATCGTGCAGGGACTTCTACGGCCAAGGCCCCGGCCAAGGCGTCGACGAAGGCTGCCACCGCGCCCAAGGCAGCCCCGGCTGCCGAGGCCAAGGTTGCGGAGAAGAGTGCTCCTGCCGCTGAAGTGGTCACGGAAGCGCCGGCCCAGGAAGCCCCCCGTGGACGTGGACGTGGCCGTAGCCGCCGCGCCACCAGCGATGGCGTCGTTGCCGCGGCAGAGGCTGCTGCACCTGCTGAAGCGCCGGCCGCGCCGGTGTCAGAGCCCGAGGCAGCACCGGAAGGCAGCGAAGCCGCCACCGAGCGTCGCCAGCCCCGCACCCGTAACCGTCGTCGCAGCGAGACTGCTGCAGCTCCGGACGAGACTGCAGAAGCCCCGGCCGCCGAGCAGCGTCCCGAGCGCACGGAACAGCGTGCTGACCAGCGTGGCGAGCGGACCGAACAGCGCGAACAGCGCGCCGAGCGTACTGACCAGCGTGAACAGCGTGCCGAACGTACGGAACAGCGTGCCGAGCGTACTGACCAGCGTGAACAGCGTGCCGAACGTACGGAACAGCGCGAACAGGCCGACTCTGGCGATCAGTCGCGTGAACGTCGTGACTCCCGCGGCCGCCGCGAGGAAACCAACGATCTCGAAGATACGGGCAATCGCCGCAACCGCAGGAACCGCCGTGATCGCAACGATCAGAACGAGCGCAGCGACCGTCGTGGCGGTCAGGAGAGCCGGGACGGCAACACCCGCAGCGACCGCTTCCGCGACCGCAACGAACGGCGCCGCGGCCGTGCGCAGGGGCCGGATGTTGATGACATCGAGGTTACCGAAGACGACGTCCTGCTTCCCGTAGCAGGCATCCTGGACGTCCTGGAGAACTACGCATTCATCCGGACTTCCGGCTACCTCCCCGGCGCGAACGACGTCTACGTTTCGCTGGCACAGGTCAAGAAGTACAACCTCCGCAAGGGAGATGCCGTCGTTGGCGCCATCCGTGCGCCACGCGAAGGTGAAGACCGCAACCAGCAGTCGTCTCGCCAGAAGTTCAACGCCCTCGTGCGTGTTACTTCGGTCAACGGCAAGACTCCTGAAGAGCTCAAGGACCGCGTCGAGTTCGCCAAACTCGTGCCGCTGTACCCGTCCGAGCGCCTGCGCCTGGAAACCGACCCCAAGAAGATCGGTCCCCGTGTCATCGACCTCGTGGCTCCGATCGGCAAGGGCCAGCGCGGCCTGATCGTCTCCCCGCCCAAGGCCGGAAAGACGCTCATCCTGCAGTCCATTGCGAACGCGATCACCACCAACAATCCTGAGGTCCACCTCATGATGGTCTTGGTCGACGAACGTCCCGAAGAAGTCACGGACATGCAGCGCACCGTCAAGGGTGAGGTCATTGCCTCCACCTTCGACCGTCCCGCAGATGACCACACCACGGTTGCCGAGCTCTCCATCGAACGCGCCAAGCGCCTCGTTGAAATGGGCATGGATGTGGTGGTCCTCCTGGACTCCATGACCCGCCTGGGCCGCGCCTACAACCTGGCAGCACCGGCCTCCGGCCGTATCCTGTCCGGTGGTGTGGACTCCGCAGCGCTCTACCCGCCGAAGCGCTTCTTCGGTGCTGCCCGCAACATCGAAAACGGTGGCTCGCTGACCATCCTGGCAACGGCTCTGGTCGAGACCGGCTCCAAGATGGACGAGGTTATCTTCGAGGAGTTCAAGGGCACCGGCAACATGGAGCTCCGCCTGTCCCGCCAGCTGGCAGACAAGCGAATCTTCCCGGCCGTGGACGTCAACGCGTCCGGCACGCGTCGCGAAGAGAACCTGCTCTCACCGGAAGAAGTCAAGATCATGTGGAAGCTGCGCCGGGTCCTTTCAGGCCTTGAGCAGCAGCAGAGCCTTGAGCTGCTGACGAACAAGATCCGGGAGACGCAAAGCAACGTCGAGTTCCTCATGCAGGTTCAGAAGACGACGCTTGGAGCGAAGTCGGACAACGACAAATAG
- the thrC gene encoding threonine synthase: protein MAHQWRGVIREYADRLPVTEATKVITLGEGGTPLVHAQKLSELTGSQVYLKVEGMNPTGSFKDRGMTMAMTAAVEAGAKAVVCASTGNTSASAAAYATAAGLKCAVLVPEGKISMGKLSQAIAHGATLLQVDGNFDNCLDIARKLGESYPVFLVNSVNPARIQGQKTGAFEVVDSLGDAPDIHVLPVGNAGNITAYWKGYKEYAAPFETANGTLPAVSSKTPIMWGFQAAGAAPFVAGHPITEPDTIATAIRIGNPASWDTAIAARDESGGLIEAVTDEEILDAHRWLSSKEGVFVEPGSAAGVAGLIKKHAAGEVPSGKTIVITVTGHGLKDPQWALRTEDGSDVQPVKVSNDVVTVAAELGLEEK from the coding sequence GTGGCTCACCAATGGCGCGGAGTAATCCGCGAATACGCTGATCGTTTGCCTGTAACGGAAGCCACGAAGGTCATCACCCTCGGCGAGGGCGGCACCCCGCTCGTCCACGCACAGAAGCTTTCCGAGCTGACCGGCTCGCAGGTGTACCTGAAGGTCGAAGGCATGAACCCCACGGGTTCCTTCAAGGACCGGGGCATGACCATGGCTATGACGGCAGCCGTCGAAGCCGGCGCCAAGGCTGTTGTATGTGCTTCCACCGGCAACACCTCGGCCTCGGCCGCGGCTTACGCAACGGCCGCAGGCCTCAAGTGCGCTGTACTGGTCCCCGAAGGCAAGATCTCCATGGGCAAGCTCAGCCAGGCAATCGCGCACGGCGCCACGCTGCTGCAGGTGGACGGCAACTTCGACAACTGCCTGGACATCGCCCGCAAGCTGGGCGAGTCCTACCCGGTCTTCCTGGTGAACTCGGTCAACCCTGCCCGTATCCAGGGCCAGAAGACCGGTGCCTTCGAAGTTGTGGACTCCCTGGGCGATGCCCCGGATATCCACGTTCTGCCCGTGGGCAATGCCGGCAACATCACTGCCTACTGGAAGGGATACAAGGAGTACGCCGCTCCCTTCGAGACCGCCAACGGCACACTGCCGGCCGTCTCCAGCAAGACGCCCATCATGTGGGGTTTCCAGGCTGCGGGTGCAGCGCCGTTCGTTGCAGGGCACCCGATCACTGAACCAGACACCATTGCCACTGCCATCCGCATCGGCAACCCGGCATCATGGGACACTGCTATCGCCGCCCGTGACGAATCCGGTGGCCTGATTGAAGCTGTCACGGATGAGGAAATCCTGGACGCCCACCGTTGGCTCTCTTCCAAGGAAGGCGTCTTCGTTGAGCCCGGCTCGGCTGCCGGCGTGGCAGGCCTGATCAAGAAACACGCTGCTGGTGAGGTTCCGTCCGGCAAGACCATCGTCATCACCGTTACCGGCCACGGACTGAAGGACCCCCAGTGGGCCCTCCGCACGGAGGACGGCAGCGATGTCCAGCCGGTCAAGGTGTCCAACGACGTCGTAACCGTTGCCGCGGAACTGGGACTGGAAGAAAAATAA
- the thrB gene encoding homoserine kinase, producing the protein MEQTQPTATDRRLVAAGQRLTVKVPGTSANLGPGYDSLGLALSIYDTLTVETLTTGELEFELSGEGADTLPRDSSHLVVRAIDLALERLGFRHSGLRITADNVNPHGRGLGSSASAVVAAVTAANSLVPEEAQQDLDWILQLTSEMEGHPDNVAPAIFGGLALSWQDSEQYSSTRAEVAQSVVPVVAVPDYELSTETARGLLPASVGHHAAAMNSGRAALLIHALTTQPEFLLPGTEDYLHQSYRAEAMRPSADLLAALRTAGHAAVVSGAGPTVMVLANGPGEAATVVEFIEAFTATNTPNVGWRVMTLAVDVEGARVEVHRR; encoded by the coding sequence GTGGAACAAACGCAGCCCACCGCGACCGATCGTAGACTCGTCGCGGCAGGCCAGCGGCTGACCGTCAAGGTCCCCGGTACGAGTGCCAACCTGGGTCCCGGCTACGACAGCCTCGGCTTGGCCCTTTCAATTTATGACACCTTGACGGTGGAAACGCTCACCACCGGAGAGCTCGAGTTCGAGCTCTCCGGTGAGGGCGCCGATACCCTTCCGCGCGACTCCAGCCACTTGGTGGTGCGTGCGATCGACCTTGCCTTGGAACGTTTGGGTTTCCGGCACTCCGGGCTAAGGATCACTGCTGACAACGTCAATCCGCATGGACGCGGGCTCGGTTCCTCAGCTTCCGCAGTTGTAGCCGCCGTTACTGCCGCCAATTCCTTGGTTCCGGAAGAGGCGCAGCAGGACCTTGACTGGATCCTGCAGCTGACCAGCGAAATGGAAGGCCACCCGGACAACGTCGCCCCCGCCATTTTCGGCGGGCTGGCGCTGTCATGGCAGGACAGCGAGCAGTACAGCAGTACGCGTGCTGAGGTGGCCCAATCCGTGGTTCCCGTTGTGGCGGTTCCGGATTATGAACTCTCCACCGAAACTGCCCGCGGACTTTTGCCCGCGTCTGTGGGCCACCATGCTGCGGCGATGAACTCCGGACGTGCAGCGTTGCTGATCCACGCGTTGACCACGCAGCCGGAATTCCTGCTGCCCGGTACCGAAGACTACCTGCACCAGAGCTACCGTGCCGAAGCGATGCGGCCCAGCGCGGACCTACTTGCGGCACTGCGGACGGCCGGTCACGCTGCCGTGGTTTCCGGTGCCGGTCCTACTGTCATGGTCCTGGCCAACGGCCCCGGCGAAGCGGCAACCGTTGTCGAATTCATCGAGGCGTTTACTGCCACCAACACACCCAACGTCGGTTGGCGCGTGATGACGCTGGCTGTGGACGTTGAAGGTGCTAGAGTGGAAGTGCACCGGCGGTAA
- the argS gene encoding arginine--tRNA ligase produces the protein MTPEELSAAISTCLKDAVAAGEIALAESAVPGDVRVERPKNRDHGDWATNIALQLAKQAGTNPREFAGILSHRLQGIAGVTGVEIAGPGFLNITVDAATAGALAKAIVEAGSTYGTNQALAGHVVNMEFVSANPTGPLHIGHTRWAALGDAIARVLRASGADVTAEYYINDAGSQMNVFANSVLSRLHGRGVPEGGYPGEYIRELGDEVLKAHPDIRELTDEAALPVIRAAAYEAQMADIKATLADFGVEFDVFFSEKELHDAGAIESAVARLREQGHVFDDGGAVWLRTTDFGDDKDRVMIRANGEPTYFAADAAYYLSKKDRGFTEKIYLLGADHHGYINRLKAIAACAGDDPEVNIEVLIGQLVSVNGAKLSKRAGNIIELKDLISWLGKDAVRYSLARFPADSPLTLDPELLKKNSNENPVFYVQYAHARSRGTARNAAEAGVDRSVFDASLLDHATENELLSYLGSYPSIVAKAAELREPHRVARHLEVIAGAYHRWYDACRVSPQGEEPVLDVNRTRLWLNDATSQVLANGLGLLGVSAPERM, from the coding sequence GTGACTCCCGAAGAACTCTCTGCTGCCATATCCACCTGCCTTAAGGACGCCGTCGCTGCCGGCGAAATCGCCTTGGCGGAATCCGCTGTCCCCGGAGACGTCCGGGTGGAGCGACCCAAGAACAGGGACCACGGAGACTGGGCCACCAACATTGCCCTCCAATTGGCTAAGCAGGCCGGCACGAATCCGCGCGAGTTCGCGGGAATCCTCAGCCATCGCCTCCAGGGAATCGCCGGCGTGACCGGAGTCGAAATCGCAGGTCCCGGCTTCCTGAACATCACCGTTGATGCTGCTACGGCAGGCGCGCTTGCCAAGGCAATCGTTGAGGCGGGTTCCACCTACGGGACCAACCAGGCGCTCGCAGGACATGTTGTGAACATGGAATTCGTTTCGGCCAACCCCACGGGACCCCTTCATATTGGCCACACCCGGTGGGCCGCCCTGGGCGACGCGATCGCACGCGTGCTGCGGGCCTCGGGAGCCGACGTCACCGCCGAGTACTACATCAATGACGCCGGTTCGCAGATGAACGTCTTCGCCAACTCAGTCCTTTCCCGGCTCCACGGCCGGGGCGTCCCCGAGGGCGGCTATCCCGGTGAGTACATTCGCGAACTCGGCGATGAAGTACTCAAGGCGCACCCGGATATCCGTGAACTCACAGACGAGGCTGCCCTGCCGGTCATTCGTGCTGCTGCCTACGAGGCACAGATGGCGGATATCAAAGCAACGCTGGCAGATTTCGGCGTGGAATTCGACGTCTTCTTCTCCGAGAAGGAACTGCACGACGCCGGTGCCATTGAATCTGCCGTTGCCCGGCTCCGCGAACAGGGCCACGTCTTCGACGACGGCGGCGCCGTTTGGCTGCGCACCACCGACTTCGGCGATGACAAAGACCGCGTCATGATCCGCGCCAATGGCGAACCGACATATTTCGCCGCCGATGCCGCGTACTACCTCTCCAAGAAGGACCGCGGTTTCACCGAGAAGATTTACCTTCTTGGAGCCGACCACCACGGCTATATCAATCGCCTCAAGGCGATTGCAGCGTGCGCTGGCGACGACCCCGAAGTAAACATTGAGGTCCTCATTGGACAGTTGGTGTCCGTCAACGGCGCCAAGTTGTCCAAGCGCGCGGGCAACATTATTGAGCTCAAGGACCTCATTTCCTGGTTGGGCAAGGACGCAGTGCGCTACTCCCTTGCCCGGTTCCCTGCCGACTCGCCGCTGACACTGGACCCGGAACTGCTCAAGAAGAACAGCAACGAAAACCCCGTGTTCTACGTGCAGTACGCCCATGCCCGCTCCAGGGGAACCGCGCGCAATGCCGCCGAGGCCGGGGTGGACCGGTCCGTATTCGACGCATCGCTGCTGGATCATGCCACGGAGAACGAGCTTCTCTCCTATTTGGGGAGCTACCCGTCAATCGTGGCCAAAGCAGCCGAGCTCCGCGAACCGCACCGCGTTGCCCGCCATCTTGAGGTCATCGCCGGTGCCTACCACCGCTGGTACGATGCCTGCCGTGTCTCCCCGCAGGGCGAGGAACCGGTGCTGGACGTGAACCGGACCCGTCTGTGGCTGAACGACGCCACCAGCCAGGTGCTGGCCAACGGACTCGGACTGCTAGGCGTTTCCGCGCCGGAACGGATGTAA